A window of Deltaproteobacteria bacterium contains these coding sequences:
- a CDS encoding type II toxin-antitoxin system RelE/ParE family toxin encodes MSNLYSVKIQKEAINELDQIFRFIFQGAPTQAKKFVKELEKKALSLAQFPNRGSRIKILEEEDEEIEEIRFIEHKRYLIFYTLEEVRQTVTILHFSSPGRNWIELFLN; translated from the coding sequence ATGAGTAATCTTTACTCTGTTAAAATTCAAAAAGAAGCCATTAATGAATTAGATCAAATCTTTCGCTTCATTTTTCAAGGGGCTCCCACTCAAGCCAAAAAGTTTGTGAAGGAACTGGAAAAAAAAGCCCTGAGTCTCGCTCAATTTCCTAATCGAGGAAGCCGAATAAAAATTCTCGAAGAAGAAGATGAAGAGATTGAAGAAATCCGCTTTATCGAACACAAACGGTATTTGATTTTTTACACCCTCGAGGAAGTAAGACAGACGGTAACCATTCTTCACTTTTCCAGTCCGGGTCGTAATTGGATAGAACTGTTTTTGAACTGA